A single region of the Sorghum bicolor cultivar BTx623 chromosome 9, Sorghum_bicolor_NCBIv3, whole genome shotgun sequence genome encodes:
- the LOC8077040 gene encoding cyclin-B1-5: MATRNHRAAAAAAAAPQPANRGAARIAGKQKDAAAAGRPNATRPALGDIGNVALSDVLDGGIKLPEGIHRPITRSFGAQLLKAALANKNAVAPAQPVAARAVTKPARKVPAKNIPRPEQENRKPSEGAAKNPEGNRKPLEGAAKNPEGNRKPSEGAKNGRKKLVCTLSTVLSARSKAACGLTEKPKPLIEDIDKSDGDNQFALVDYVEDIYTFYKTAQHESRPIDYMGNQPAITYKMRAMLTEWLIESHQRFHLMPETLYLTIYIVDRYLSLQPVPRAELQLVGMAAMLIACKYEEIWAPQVNDFIQIADCAFSRQQILVAEKAILNSMQWNLTVPTPYHFLLRFAKAAGSADEQLQNMIYFFGELALMAYGMVTTYPSTVAACAVYAARLTLRKSPLWTETLKHHTGLHEQQLREGTRMLLRSHAAAPDANLNAVYEKYSAEQFGRVALHPPAALPDLV, translated from the exons GTGCCGCGAGGATCGCGGGGAAACAGAAAGACGCGGCGGCCGCCGGCAGACCTAACGCCACACGCCCAGCCCTCGGTGACATTGGCAACGTCGCTCTCTCCGATGTCCTCGACGG GGGGATCAAGCTGCCGGAGGGGATCCATCGCCCCATCACCAGGAGCTTCGGCGCCCAGCTCTTAAAGGCCGCTTTGGCGAACAAG AACGCCGTAGCTCCTGCTCAGCCTGTAGCGGCGCGCGCCGTTACGAAGCCAGCCAGGAAAGTGCCTGCGAAGAACATCCCTCGTCCTGAGCAGGAGAACAGGAAGCCATCGGAGGGTGCCGCCAAAAATCCCGAGGGGAACAGGAAGCCATTGGAGGGTGCCGCCAAAAATCCCGAGGGGAACAGGAAGCCATCTGAGGGTGCCAAGAATGGGAGGAAGAAGCTCGTGTGCACGCTTTCAACCGTCCTTTCTGCGCGTTCTAAG GCTGCCTGTGGCCTTACCGAGAAGCCAAAGCCGCTCATTGAGGATATTGACAAGTCGGATGGCGACAACCAGTTTGCTCTGGTGGATTACGTTGAGGACATCTACACATTCTACAAGACTGCCCAG CATGAGAGCCGTCCCATTGACTACATGGGCAATCAGCCCGCGATCACCTACAAAATGCGCGCCATGCTCACGGAATGGCTCATCGAGTCTCACCAAAGATTCCACCTCATGCCAGAAACGCTCTACCTCACAATATACATTGTAGACCGGTACCTGTCGCTGCAGCCCGTGCCGAGGGCGGAGCTCCAGCTCGTTGGCATGGCAGCGATGCTGATCGCCTGCAAATACGAGGAGATTTGGGCACCGCAG GTAAATGACTTCATCCAAATAGCAGATTGCGCATTCAGCCGGCAGCAGATTCTTGTCGCGGAGAAGGCTATTCTGAACAGCATGCAGTGGAACCTTACTGTCCCCACTCCGTACCACTTCCTGCTGCGATTCGCCAAGGCTGCCGGTAGTGCTGATGAACAG CTTCAGAATATGATTTATTTCTTCGGAGAGCTCGCTTTGATGGCCTACGGTATGGTGACGACATATCCTTCCACGGTTGCTGCTTGCGCTGTGTATGCTGCTCGCCTCACGTTGAGGAAGAGTCCTCTCTGGACAGAAACCTTGAAGCACCACACTGGCCTCCACGAGCAGCAGCTCAG GGAAGGCACAAGGATGTTGCTCAGGTCccatgctgctgctcctgatgcGAACCTGAATGCCGTCTACGAGAAGTACTCCGCGGAGCAGTTTGGGCGTGTTGCTCTGCACCCACCGGCTGCTCTTCCCGACCTTGTCTAG
- the LOC8077041 gene encoding UDP-glycosyltransferase 87A2 isoform X2, giving the protein MGSTAAPPCHLVAVPYPGRGHVNAMLNLCRLLAARDGVTITVVVTEEWLGLLGAPAALPDLGPRVRFEAIPNVIPSEHGRANDMVGFLEAVYTKMAAPFEQLLDRLPPPAPVAIVADVFVPWTVGVGARRGMPVCLMCPISATMFAVQYSFHLLPPAAAGGGASPDATDHCLIENYIPGTKSIRFADLAPTHTNAILLDRIFEAHSYVKKAQCIIFTTFQELESDAMDALRQNLPCPVYAVGPCIPFMALQEHNDASPDGDGYMAWLDAQRAGSVLYVSLGSFLSVSAAQFDEIAAGLAESKARFLWVLRDAGACSRARALIRDPDAGRIVPWTDQLRVLCHPSVGGFFTHCGMNSTLEAVYAGVPMLTLPIAFDQPANSRLVAEVWKTGVGLRDMARADGVVGREEIAAAVERLMRPDTAEAEDMRKRAALLKDAARAASEEGGSSWKDLTSFVNFVSH; this is encoded by the exons ATGGGCTCCACGGCGGCGCCGCCGTGCCACCTCGTGGCCGTGCCGTACCCTGGCCGCGGCCACGTCAACGCGATGCTGAACCTGTGCCGCCTCCTGGCAGCTCGAGACGGCGTCACCATCACGGTCGTCGTCACCGAGGAGTGGCTCGGCCTCCTGGGCGCCCCGGCGGCGCTGCCGGACCTGGGCCCGCGCGTCCGCTTCGAGGCCATCCCAAACGTGATCCCCTCGGAGCACGGCCGCGCCAACGACATGGTCGGCTTCCTGGAGGCCGTGTACACCAAGATGGCGGCGCCGTTCGAGCAGCTTCTCGACAGGcttccgccgccggcgcccgtCGCCATCGTGGCCGACGTGTTCGTGCCGTGGACCGTGGGCGTCGGGGCACGGAGGGGCATGCCTGTTTGCCTCATGTGCCCGATTAGCGCCACCATGTTCGCGGTGCAGTACAGCTTCCACCTGCTGCCacccgcggcggccggcggcggcgcgtctCCGG ATGCCACTGATCATTGTCTGATTGAAAACTACATTCCCGGCACGAAATCAATCAGGTTCGCTGATCTTGCACCCACACACACCAACGCGATACTCCTGGACAGAATCTTTGAAGCCCACTCCTATGTAAAGAAAGCACAatgcatcatcttcaccaccttcCAAGAGCTCGAGAGCGACGCCATGGACGCACTGAGGCAAAACCTTCCATGCCCAGTGTACGCGGTCGGCCCCTGCATCCCCTTCATGGCACTGCAAGAGCACAACGATGCCAGTCCAGACGGTGACGGCTACATGGCGTGGCTGGACGCACAGCGCGCGGGCTCGGTGCTGTACGTCTCGCTCGGCAGCTTCCTCTCGGTGTCCGCCGCCCAGTTCGACGAGATCGCCGCTGGCCTGGCCGAGAGCAAGGCCAGGTTCCTGTGGGTGCTCCGCGACGCCGGCGCGTGCTCCCGCGCGCGAGCCCTGATCCGCGATCCCGACGCCGGACGCATCGTGCCGTGGACGGACCAGCTGAGGGTGCTGTGCCACCCTTCGGTCGGGGGGTTCTTCACCCACTGCGGCATGAACTCGACGCTCGAGGCGGTGTACGCCGGCGTGCCCATGCTCACCCTGCCCATCGCGTTCGACCAGCCAGCCAACAGCCGGCTCGTCGCCGAGGTGTGGAAGACCGGGGTTGGCCTCAGGGACATGGCCCGGGCCGACGGCGTCGTCGGTAGAGAGGAGATCGCCGCGGCCGTGGAGAGGCTGATGCGTCCTGACACGGCCGAGGCCGAGGACATGAGGAAGCGAGCGGCGCTGTTGAAGGACGCGGCTCGGGCTGCATCTGAAGAGGGTGGATCCTCGTGGAAAGATCTGACGTCTTTCGTCAACTTCGTTTCACATTGA
- the LOC8077041 gene encoding UDP-glycosyltransferase 87A2 isoform X1 produces the protein MGSTAAPPCHLVAVPYPGRGHVNAMLNLCRLLAARDGVTITVVVTEEWLGLLGAPAALPDLGPRVRFEAIPNVIPSEHGRANDMVGFLEAVYTKMAAPFEQLLDRLPPPAPVAIVADVFVPWTVGVGARRGMPVCLMCPISATMFAVQYSFHLLPPAAAGGGASPGTTNSYATDHCLIENYIPGTKSIRFADLAPTHTNAILLDRIFEAHSYVKKAQCIIFTTFQELESDAMDALRQNLPCPVYAVGPCIPFMALQEHNDASPDGDGYMAWLDAQRAGSVLYVSLGSFLSVSAAQFDEIAAGLAESKARFLWVLRDAGACSRARALIRDPDAGRIVPWTDQLRVLCHPSVGGFFTHCGMNSTLEAVYAGVPMLTLPIAFDQPANSRLVAEVWKTGVGLRDMARADGVVGREEIAAAVERLMRPDTAEAEDMRKRAALLKDAARAASEEGGSSWKDLTSFVNFVSH, from the exons ATGGGCTCCACGGCGGCGCCGCCGTGCCACCTCGTGGCCGTGCCGTACCCTGGCCGCGGCCACGTCAACGCGATGCTGAACCTGTGCCGCCTCCTGGCAGCTCGAGACGGCGTCACCATCACGGTCGTCGTCACCGAGGAGTGGCTCGGCCTCCTGGGCGCCCCGGCGGCGCTGCCGGACCTGGGCCCGCGCGTCCGCTTCGAGGCCATCCCAAACGTGATCCCCTCGGAGCACGGCCGCGCCAACGACATGGTCGGCTTCCTGGAGGCCGTGTACACCAAGATGGCGGCGCCGTTCGAGCAGCTTCTCGACAGGcttccgccgccggcgcccgtCGCCATCGTGGCCGACGTGTTCGTGCCGTGGACCGTGGGCGTCGGGGCACGGAGGGGCATGCCTGTTTGCCTCATGTGCCCGATTAGCGCCACCATGTTCGCGGTGCAGTACAGCTTCCACCTGCTGCCacccgcggcggccggcggcggcgcgtctCCGGGTACTACAAACAGTT ATGCCACTGATCATTGTCTGATTGAAAACTACATTCCCGGCACGAAATCAATCAGGTTCGCTGATCTTGCACCCACACACACCAACGCGATACTCCTGGACAGAATCTTTGAAGCCCACTCCTATGTAAAGAAAGCACAatgcatcatcttcaccaccttcCAAGAGCTCGAGAGCGACGCCATGGACGCACTGAGGCAAAACCTTCCATGCCCAGTGTACGCGGTCGGCCCCTGCATCCCCTTCATGGCACTGCAAGAGCACAACGATGCCAGTCCAGACGGTGACGGCTACATGGCGTGGCTGGACGCACAGCGCGCGGGCTCGGTGCTGTACGTCTCGCTCGGCAGCTTCCTCTCGGTGTCCGCCGCCCAGTTCGACGAGATCGCCGCTGGCCTGGCCGAGAGCAAGGCCAGGTTCCTGTGGGTGCTCCGCGACGCCGGCGCGTGCTCCCGCGCGCGAGCCCTGATCCGCGATCCCGACGCCGGACGCATCGTGCCGTGGACGGACCAGCTGAGGGTGCTGTGCCACCCTTCGGTCGGGGGGTTCTTCACCCACTGCGGCATGAACTCGACGCTCGAGGCGGTGTACGCCGGCGTGCCCATGCTCACCCTGCCCATCGCGTTCGACCAGCCAGCCAACAGCCGGCTCGTCGCCGAGGTGTGGAAGACCGGGGTTGGCCTCAGGGACATGGCCCGGGCCGACGGCGTCGTCGGTAGAGAGGAGATCGCCGCGGCCGTGGAGAGGCTGATGCGTCCTGACACGGCCGAGGCCGAGGACATGAGGAAGCGAGCGGCGCTGTTGAAGGACGCGGCTCGGGCTGCATCTGAAGAGGGTGGATCCTCGTGGAAAGATCTGACGTCTTTCGTCAACTTCGTTTCACATTGA
- the LOC8064180 gene encoding WAT1-related protein At5g07050 translates to MAAGCGGFVEKAKPYIAMISLQFGYAGMNVLTKVSLNNGMSHYVLVVYRHAFATLSIAPFALVLERKVRPKMTWPIFWQIFVLAMLGPVIDQNFYYAGLKFTGPTFACAMSNILPAMTFVLAVIFRMEKLQMKKVRCQAKVLGTVVTVAGAMLMTLYKGPLMQLPWTTTRHVHASSSAAEAPAAGAEISGRDWFLGSVFVIVATLAWASLFVLQTHTIKQYSAQLSLTTLVCFIGTLQAIVVTFVMERRTSVWTIGFDMNLLAAAYAGIVTSSIAYYVQGLVIQKTGPVFASAFSPLMMIIVAVMGSFILSEKIYLGGVLGAVLIVAGLYSVLWGKHKETQEKEADAKTALPMMAVLPAASSMQDAAAGCNIGNNGVRSSSSSGVRGAAAAGGAV, encoded by the exons ATGGCGGCGGGGTGCGGCGGGTTCGTGGAGAAGGCGAAGCCCTACATCGCCATGATCTCGCTGCAGTTCGGGTACGCCGGCATGAACGTGCTCACCAAGGTGTCGCTGAACAATGGCATGAGCCACTACGTGCTCGTCGTCTACCGCCATGCCTTCGCCACGCTCTCCATCGCCCCCTTCGCCCTCGTCCTCGAGAG GAAAGTGAGGCCCAAGATGACTTGGCCAATCTTCTGGCAAATCTTCGTCCTGGCTATGCTTGG GCCGGTGATCGACCAGAACTTCTACTACGCAGGGCTCAAGTTCACCGGCCCAACGTTCGCCTGCGCCATGAGCAACATCCTGCCGGCCATGACCTTCGTCCTGGCAGTGATCTTCAGGATGGAGaagctgcagatgaagaaggtgAGGTGCCAGGCCAAGGTGCTCGGGACGGTGGTGACCGTGGCCGGCGCGATGCTGATGACGCTCTACAAGGGCCCGCTGATGCAGCTGCCGTGGACCACCACCAGGCACGTGCACGCGTCGTCGTCGGCCGCCGAGGcccccgccgccggcgcggaGATCAGCGGCAGGGACTGGTTCCTCGGCTCGGTGTTCGTCATCGTGGCCACCCTCGCCTGGGCCTCCCTCTTCGTCCTGCAGACGCACACCATCAAGCAGTACTCGGCGCAGCTGTCGCTCACCACGCTCGTCTGCTTCATCGGCACCCTGCAGGCCATCGTCGTCACCTTCGTCATGGAGCGCCGCACCTCCGTCTGGACCATCGGCTTCGACATGAACCTTCTCGCCGCCGCCTACGCC GGCATCGTGACGTCGAGCATCGCGTACTACGTGCAAGGTCTGGTGATCCAGAAGACCGGGCCGGTGTTCGCGTCGGCGTTCAGCCCGCTCATGATGATCATCGTCGCCGTCATGGGATCCTTCATCCTCTCCGAGAAGATCTACCTCGGGGGCGTCCTCGGCGCCGTGCTCATCGTGGCCGGCCTCTACTCCGTCCTCTGGGGCAAGCACAAGGAGACGCAGGAGAAGGAGGCCGACGCCAAGACGGCGCTGCCGATGATGGCAGTACTGCCGGCGGCATCCTCCATGCAAGACGCCGCCGCCGGGTGCAACATCGGGAACAATGGCGTGAGGTCGTCATCATCCTCCGGTGTAcgtggagctgctgctgctggtggtgcaGTTTGA